In the genome of Sporohalobacter salinus, one region contains:
- a CDS encoding Hsp20/alpha crystallin family protein — protein MLTNQFSQNPYLARNTFGMPQQQAFGGQNLQTGQNLQTMRSISNYAPTTNAWSYRFHPASNAANINDMTTGSVQQQPGAIQQQGGQFVQNAQADYSTASNAMVRQQLSTGIISPSVDISETKNDLVIACNLPNVNVSNLNLTATENSLSISAQAFSGNQSNSIHRTVPLSTTIRADAIDANYSNGILEVRMPKKEVTSNRQQLQVNVGE, from the coding sequence ATGTTAACGAATCAATTTTCTCAGAATCCATATTTAGCACGGAATACTTTTGGTATGCCGCAGCAACAAGCTTTCGGTGGTCAAAACTTACAAACAGGTCAAAATTTACAGACGATGAGATCAATAAGTAACTATGCACCTACAACTAATGCGTGGTCTTACCGCTTCCATCCAGCTTCCAATGCTGCTAATATCAATGATATGACTACTGGATCTGTTCAACAACAGCCAGGAGCTATTCAGCAACAAGGGGGGCAGTTTGTACAGAATGCTCAAGCTGATTATTCTACAGCTAGCAATGCTATGGTACGACAGCAGCTATCAACAGGAATTATTAGTCCAAGTGTAGACATTTCTGAAACTAAAAATGATTTAGTTATTGCCTGTAATCTTCCAAATGTAAATGTTAGCAATTTGAATTTAACTGCAACAGAAAATTCACTTTCAATTTCTGCTCAAGCTTTTTCTGGTAATCAGTCTAATAGTATTCATAGAACTGTTCCGCTATCTACAACAATTAGAGCAGATGCAATTGATGCTAATTATTCTAATGGTATCTTAGAAGTGAGAATGCCTAAAAAAGAAGTAACTAGTAATCGTCAACAATTACAAGTGAATGTAGGAGAGTAA